Part of the Polypterus senegalus isolate Bchr_013 unplaced genomic scaffold, ASM1683550v1 scaffold_5159, whole genome shotgun sequence genome, CTTGAAGTTATATTACTAACCGAGCAAACCACACTGGCAACTCGTGTGCATTATGAGACCAGTTCAGCCTGTTGCTGATGTTATTCTATCATATTTACTCTGTGAATAGATGGGGCTACTAGTTAGGATTGTGAGAGGTGGTCATGTCAGACTGAATTCTGATCCCTGAGTCTCCAATACATTTGTATCGGTGAATTTCCATCTTATTCTTTCCATTTCAGGTTTAACACAAAAGTTTCCTAAAGTAATACAAACCTTCTCTCATGAGGAGCTCCTCAAGATCACAGAGTTCTACAAGCCCCACCTAGCTTATGTGATTGAATACGACTTCACGAGTATCCTGCAGAACCTGGCCACCAAGGACATCCTCACCAACGATGAGGCCAAGGTAGGCAGGTCTCCCTGTGATTCTGAGGCACAGAGAGCTGAGCAGAAATGGTTAGCTCTGGAGAATCATCTTAGGCAGCCTGACCCTCCATAGGAGGTGTTTCTGTTATTGTGACGTCATCAGACCCTACTGACCTCTCTGCTTTGCTCCCCAGGGGTCTTTTCTAAACTAGCCCTTTTGGTCACTTCCCTGTCTTTCAGAGATTCAAAGCCAAAGAAAAATCTGAGGGGCGAGCAGGTGTGGAGTCCTTCATCAGTGACATAATGAAGATGGACAGTGTGGTACTGGTGAGCCTGTGGGAGGCACTGGCTGAAGAAGTTATGAGATTTCCATCACCAAACCTGACAAGAATACTGGAGGAGGTAACAAAGGGGGGTGAGTTAATGGGGTCTTGTGTGATTGGGGAACACTGAATGTGTAGAAATCACAAAAGGAGACAAAGTGAGAGACACAGGAACATAAAACACAACATTACTGTCTGACGGCCACTGGACACACAACTGCCAGGTCCATCACTTACACCGAGACATCTGCTTGATGGTCATCAATGCCAACAGTTTCCTCAGTTTCttggattttttcttttatgtgtctATTAAAGTGTTTATAGGGGTTAGTGGTCCCACTGTATTATTTAGTAACTGTTGTGCCACTGTTGCATATGTGTGCCCGGAGAAAGTagggtaaaatgacaccttttattggctaacaaaatagattacaaatgcaagctttcgaggcagctaaggcccttcttcaggcaaggtgtaacaaagaaactgaaaaatactcgcttatattgggacagcaaagtgattttttgttTCACCTTAACAaccttttgttcaaatgttagcaaaatgaatacaaccaagatgaattaaccctgaaagaagagaacaataaactaataaaatgtagagataagataaccatcactagttAGTTAGTCATAAAGTCTAGTCATGACCGCATATTGACTTGCATGTCACTTCTTCTACACTTTATAAGTCTACACTTATAGCCCACCAGAATGATCAGTAAATTTTTTTCTATCTGTAACAGAAGGTTACAGATTCTGTTGTTTTCTGACACCTCTGATCTTAGCACACCTCTCAGGTTGGTGTTTGTAAATATGAGCTTTAGATGCCCCCAGATGCCCACACTCATGCTCATCATGTTTGTATTTTCAGACATTTCTCCCTCAGATCCCCATGAAGCTTGTTGTTCCCCTGAGGTCTCAGTAAAGAGTCACTGCTCCCCACTTTGCCCTCTGCTCTGCTCagcatgataaacacacacaatatGTCTGCGGTTCCTAATACTGTCTGGTGTGTCATTTTCTTGATCTTCTTTCCAGGACAGTTAATTGCAGACCTCCCAATATGGACACACATTGGTGGTTTGCTCTTTGCTTTCAAACGTTAACTCTTCATTGGTGCAAAACAAAATCCACATTAGCAGCAGTCTGttagttttgatatttttctgtacaTCTGACTGTGCTCACTTTATCTTTGTGTTTATCTGCCCCTTTACTGCTGTAATTGTCTCTTCTGTCTCTCTTGTTGTCTCACCAGGACCAGACCTCTTGAAGGACATTCAGGCCAGTCTCCATCCCGCTCCCACTGATAATCGTCTTAAAGGTAAGCCATTGGTTTTGTGTCTCCAGTCATCTGCTCCCCGTTAGAACATCGGACCAAATGCAACGACatcaggccattcatcccaataagctcactaattctccatccatccatccgtcctcttccgcttatccgaggtcgggtcgcgggggcagcagcttaagcagagaggcccagacttccctctccccggccatttcttccagctcttccgggagaatcccaaggcgttcccaggccagccaggagacatagtccctccagcgtgtcctgggtcttccctggggcctcctcccggttggacgtgcccggaacacctcaccagggaggcgtccaggaggcatcctgatcagatgcccgagccacctcatctgactcctctcgatgcggaggagcagcggctctactctgagcccctcccggatgactgagcttctcaccttatctttaagggaaagcccagacaccctgcggaggaaactcatttcagccgcttgtattcgcaatctcgttctttcggtcactacccatagctcatgaccataggtgagggtaggagcgtagatcgactagtaaattgaaagctttgccttacggctcagctcctttttcaccacgacagaccgatgcagagtctGCATCACTGCGATTgcagcaccgatccgcctgtcgatctcatgctccattcttccttcactcgtgaacaagaccccgagatacttgaactcctccacttggggcaggatctctcccccaaccctgagagggcactccacccttttccggctgaggaccatggtcttggatttggaggtgctgattctcatcccagccgcttcacactcagctgcgaactgatccagagagagctgaagatcacggcctgatgaagcaaacaggacaacatcatctgcaaaaagcagtgacccaatcctgagtctaccaaactggacccctttaacaccctggctgcgcctagaaattctgtccataaaagttatgaacagaatcggtgacaaagatcagccctggcggagtccaacactcacctcggattcaggaggaacagtgtggttttcatcctggtcactAATTCTGTTCTCCAAATCTTTTCCAAAATAactgtcaggtttgaagggtctTAAAGTCCTACACTCCACCACACTGGTTGGTCACTTTTTCCATGTGTCTCTTGTTCTCTTTGTGGAGAAAACTATTTGTGTGACATTTAAATTACTTTCCTAACATTAAAAACTTAAATTATGATATCTTCATCTCCATCTTCTTAATCTGAAAAGGTTGAGTTCCTTCAGTCTGTCCTCATAGTGCAGACCTCAGTTCTGAATCAGCCTTATTGCTTATCTTTGGAATTTCTTTAGTGCTTAATACATGTTTTGTAGTCCAAAtaccaaaattgtacacagcacacCAGATAAGGCATCACTAGTGTGTTATGAAGCTTTAGTATAACTTAacatgacttgtactccacatgggGTGCTATATGACCTGGCATCCTGCTAGCCTAATTCATGGCTCCTGTCCACTGTCTCAATGTAATAAAGATCATTTGACTACAATTCCCAGGTCTTTTCTATAAGGGTCACTTTTAAGTTTCAGACCCCACCATGTATTCAAATCAATGTACTTctcacatgtaatactttacatttgtgtACATTAAATCTCATCAGCCACATTTGTGTCCAAATTTCTAAGCACTCCAAATCCTCTGTAAAAATTGACTGGTTCTGCATTATGTACCATTACACCCAGTTTGATCTCATTGTAAGAGTGAAgtgtttgatcatttatttatattgaacaGAACAGCAGCCCCAATACTGAACTCTGAGGGGCTCCACTGTTATGGTGATCTAATTCTGATAAGGCTCCTCTCCTAACAATTCTTTGCTTCTTCTGTTTaagtcaattctgcacccaccaaAAGACTGTGCCCTTAATTCACATTTCTTTTACACATATCTagtaattttcttttgttgcttcctcatgcAATTTCACTTTACTggtgagacatgatcttctcatcTAAACCCATGCAGTCCCTCACATGTGCTGCTGTGATCAAGTGATCGAAAGGACTTCAGTTTCTCTTATTACACACATCATGAAGATCTCTTACAGGCTGGTCCTGAAACAGCTCCAActtctggtttcagaacatcttggtcctctgcagtttgcttatcaGAGGAAAATAGGTGTCAACAAAGTGACCACgttttcaaaaagttttaaaattattcaatatcaaaaactgaaatatttcattCTTAGAAGTCTTTAGACcatttgctgtgacactccaaattgtgctcaggtgcctctTGTTTACTgtcattctccttgagatgtttcaagAGCttgattagagtccacctgtggccccTGAATTGATTGGACGTCCTTCAGAAAGGTGAACATGTCCCTGTGCATAGAAGTtccaacaattcacactgcatgtcaggacaaaaacacgtcatgaagtccaaggagaccttgtagacctccacaatcaaGTTATGCTGAATCATGGAATGAAGCCAAGGGATAAAATCATTTGTAAAGCTTTCAGTGTTCACAGGAACACAGTGGCCAATCTAATTGTGTAATGGAAGAAGTCTAAAacaccagggcctcatgtataaacggtgcgtacgcacagaaatgttgcgtaagaacttttccacgttcaaatcgcgatgtataaaacctacacttggcgtaaagccacgcacttttccacggtacctcatgccttgtcgacgcaagttctccgctcggttttgcaaactggcggcacccagcgtcaaagcaatagtactgttcttgtgtggttactcattattttcatgacgcgctttataaatacacagaaactaacatattgtttattagtgtaatgcatctgattgtaattaactcgtaacaatataatggtcagggaacaaccatagtattccaaataccataactgctttagtgttgttactctcacttctccttcttcttcttcttcttcttcttcttcttcttcttcttcttcttcttcttcttcttctttcagctcctcccgttaggagttgccacagcggatcatctttttccatattactctcactgcaccactcggagtatttatggcactgtatcggagtgtgaatcacagcagcagctgatcggaaagagaattatcagtatacagcttcaagcacacgccacctcagccacggcaaaacgttttaaagcctttcctgtacagacctcgcagttcaaaacagtttaatcccaagaactttaaatgcagccaatcaagtgctccttgtagaactgtttgtacttataagtacaatcacctcactgtaaacttgcactacagttataatatcgcacaacctggaCTGCCCACCCATGTTTGCTCCTGCTGCTCCCCTCAGTGGGCTTTGTGATCCCTGTTGGTTTCAGAAGACTATTCCAACTGTGGTTCTCTTGCTGGTGAAACTCAGGGGTCTCATGTCTGAACTTCTGGAGTTTGTTGACCAGATCAGGGTTATAGGGTGGAGAAACACAAGTGAGTTTAAAGAAGAAGCACACAGGCTGAGAAGAAGACATGGAGAGTTTATTAAATGTGGAGGAGAGTGGAGAGggattataaaagaataaaagaagaatttaGAGGGAGTGGAAAGGGGCACCATCACAGGGGTCAGTTGATCAGCATGTCCAGTTTTCTCATGTGTCGATGTACATCTGCCGTCCCGTCCTGTTCAGTTTCTTCTGTAGTGACCTCAGGATCTTCTTCTCACTCTCACTGATCTCATTACCAAGAGAACCACAGTTGGAATAGTCTTCTGAAACCAACAGGGATCACAAAACCCACTGAGGGGAGCAGCTGGAGTAAACATGGCTGGGCAGTCTAGTTGGAGGGTGGTGGAAAGTGAGGCCAATCCTGGCATTGATGACAAATTCTGGACAggcaccagaggcctcatgtataacgccgcgtagaactcgcactataacaggcgtaagcacaaaagcgaaatgtgcttacgcacagaaaaatccagatgcaggaatctgtgcgtactccaacttccacgttcttccgctacataaatcccgatcagcgtgaaaactacgcGTGCACGcagcattatgtaacgccccaactcctcccagaattacgccttttgaatatgcaaatcaatataaatcgcccttaaactcagccttctgtgaaaagacaatgggaaaagcacgggggaaaatataagaatttcagcgaataccaagtggaggcaaaggaaaaacatactatttgttcaaataaactgtggtataatcaacaaaaggaagctgatcgagtgacatagtgtgttggagaaacttgaaagctcaaattcacaaaatcgcacagtgcggaaataaaaagaattcacatatcaaagtcgccgtgagaagccgagttgtaagcccactgtctgagtgtaatatgaaagtttattagggtacagagaaaaaaggcacacggtgaggaaaaagcacgaaatgtcaacttcaatcttgacatttccactttaatcatgtagtttattttgtcattaaagtagaacatcataaacttcatcttaaaatcgtttaattaaccagtttctcaaatcacatcgtaattaaagtagcacgttaaatgctttgttttgtatttgatcttctactcgtatgtgctctatgtgtgtgaatcactacttgcttcttaaactggctctcttcctccaactggacacagagtccattacattcgtgatattacagctctctgaataactaaaatactgagatgtatacatgatgtcattttcatgatgataggagttaaagcacattattaaacatgtgtttcacttcgacgaaataatttattgcagcagtactcagggtgctcatgacacaagcatttaacgttTGCCGAAAtatgtcgctgcgtttttagctatgttgttattttctctttctgttttatattcaatatatattggcgtagccgtcactgcagtcagtgcttttctttccccaagtaaccgatcgccacacaatcagctctgtaatagacgttaagccatctgtaagcttagccgattcttcaaaacgtttaaagaacattgaattatcttcgtagtacatgttaaattattttatccttaacgacacttccagtgaagaatatagattatttaaacgaagttaaagttttatctgtataatttaacaaacatattttgctgcatttcaccttaaaaatgatatcgtcatcatatgtaaatacgcgctttataaagtggcaggttgtgcgatattataactgtagtgcaagtttacagtggggtgattgtacttataagtactaacagttctacaaggagcaattgattgagtgcatttaaagttcttgggattaaactgtttctgaaccgcgaggtctgtacaggaaaggctttaaaacgttttgcagtggctgagacagcgtgtccttgaagctgtataccgataattctttttccgatcagttgctgctgtgattcacactcagatacagtgatataaatactccgagtcgtgcagtgagagtaatatggaaaaagatgatccgctgtggcaactcctaacgggagcagctgaaagaagaagaagaaaaataagaagaggaaggtgcagtgagagtaacaacgctaaagcagttatggtatttggaatactatggctgttccctggaccattatattgttacaagttaattacaatcagatgcattacactaataaacaatatgcggttagtttctgtgtatttataaagccgtgtcatgaaaataatgagtaaccacacaggaacagtagcactgctttgacgctgggtgccgccagtctgcaaaaccgagcggagaacttgcgtacgacaaggcatgaggtaccgtggaaaagtgcgtggctttacgccaagtgtaggttttatacatcgcgatttgaacgtggaaaagttcttacgcaacatttctgtgcgtacgcaccgtttatacatgaggccccaggactcttcaTGAAGACTTTTCAATCCAGTCAGATTGAGTAGCTAGGCAAGAAGGGCCTCAGTCAAGAAAGTGACCAACAATCCAATTGTCACTCTTAGAgattcagaagtcctctgctgagatgggagaatcaGAAAGAAGGATATCCATCTCAGCAGCAATCCAGTCATATCTTGGAGATTTGCTAGATGGAAGCTCCTGTCatgtaaaaggcatatgacaataTAAAGAACTCTGAGAGTGTGAGGGAAAAAAATctcttcccatccaatctaatggagcgtgagaggatctgccaagaagaatgagataaactcaacaaatccaggtgtgcaaagctatTTAACACTTGCCCAGAAGACCAGAAGTTTGAAAAGCTACCAAAGGGGCTTCTTCAGTGTACTGAATTAAGTGGCTAAACACTTCTATTAATGAGAGATTACAGATTTTGATGTTTAGTAAATCTGAacaattttctgaaaacatgtttttaattggTTATTATGGGCTGTTGATGGATAGGCAAAAACATCacatgtatctatttaaaattaaatgtgtaacaCAATAAAATCTGCAGAAAGGGATGGAGTCAGAATATTTTCTCAGTCCACTGTTTTTCAGTTACACAGAACAACTCGTtaagtttactttttaaatgaatttaagacaAGTATTACAATGTATTACTCAATTAGCTTTGACTCTTTATCTTTAAGTAGGTacttctctttttgttttgttattacattGCTGTGGTTATCTGTTTATGTGATGTTTTAAACCTGGCCTGTTGTACCTCCCTGATACCCTCTCTCCCCTGGTCTTTGAGTTATCTACTTATTTGTCCTACCTAACAACCCCACATTGGTGTCCCTTCTGATCAAATGCATCTTGTAAAGgcatcccaatgccccataaacctgtgCCCTTCTATCCTACCCCAAGATGAGCCACTCGTTTAaacttctaatctcctcagtcttacacGGACTGAAAAttcagaacttcagagaagaccacCATGTCAGTTTGGAACTCCAGGATTGTCAAAGTGTCACTCTACCCACACATTTATCTTCTGTTCCAGTATGGCCAATGAGAACTAAACCCCCAACAACATACAAGAGTCAACCACACAAGAACACAAACCTAAAATCTCAATCCCTCTAGTGACTGAGTCCTGTACTCTCACTGCTTTTGTCTTTCTGAGGTGACTGGTTTTCAAGTGATCTTTGAGGCTCTTCCTCCACAGAATTGTCAGAGTCACGATCAAGCTCCACAAAGACCTGACAATGGTTGGTAACTTCTTGCTCTGGGTGGAAGCCCTTGGCTACTGTGCACCTGTAGCCTTGTGTGTACTGCATGTCCAATAATAACACACCTGTTTCTATCTGTCTGCTTTAAGTCTCCTCTCAGGTTCACACTATCCCCCTAAAAGACACCTGGGCAAGATCTGTAATATCCAACTGCACCACAGGTTAGCTAGTGACCCTGACTGCAagatgctggatcagctggcatctcctaaACATCAAAGTCAGCCTACAAAAGTAATTTTATTCTCACAAGTTCTCTTTATCACTTTCAGGTCTCCATGAGACACACAGAGAAGGTGTTTCTGAATCTACAAGAACTATAGAGGATCAGACTTCTCCTGGAGATCCACAAACCAGAGCTGTTGGCTTTGAGACTCGATACACAGAGGTGATGGTCTTTAAACAATTCAAAAGAACCTACAGTGAGACTCACCATGAACTGGAGAAGATGGGGAGACAACATGCAGAGCTAATAAAGGTGTGGACAAAAGAGAAATGTGAGCGAATCTGGACTGAGCAGCTTTTAGGAGGAGTCCAGGAAGTGAGACAGACCCTCACATTGTAGTGGTCAGTGGGGTGGCTGGAATTGGAAGACCACCATGGTCCAGAAGATCATGTTTGACTGGGCCAGAGGCACTCAGTACCAGAGGTTTGCTTTTGTGTTCCTGTTTAAGTTCAGGGAGCTTAACCTACTAGACACAGAGACAGAGCCACAGATGCCTCTGACCAGGCTgattgtaaggcactataaatatcTGAATGACCCAAGACTGAGAGAAATCCTTCAGAAACCTGAATCTCTGCTCTTTATATTTGATGGCCTGGATGAGTACAAACACAAACTATATTTTACACAGCAGCGGTTCTGCTCAAACATAGATGACTACTTTCCTGTTCACTCCCTGGTCACCAGTCTGGTCAGAAGGACATTACTGAAGGGCTGCACAGTCCTGATACAACCAGACCAACAGCCCTGGAGACCCTGGACATGGAGAGAGTTGATCGATTTGCAGAGATCCTGGGGTTCTTCCCTGAACAAAGGCTGATGTACTTTAAGAAGTTCTTTGGTGATGCTGATCAGGGCTCTGAGGCTTTTCAGTATGTGGAGGAGAACGCCATCCTGTACACCATGTGCTTCAACCCCTCATACTGCTGGATTATCTGCTCTGTACTGAAAAGCCACTTCATGACACCTGAGGAAGAGAGAGGAGCTGCACCCAGAACTGTCACTGAGCTCTTTGTGATGTTCCTTCACAACATCCTCACCAAACACAAACGAGAAGCTGAGGATCTATGGGATTTTCTGGTCAAACTTGGGAAAATGGCTCATCATGGGGTGGTGAACAGGACTCTTGTGTTTTATGAAAATCAAGACATGTCCACCTTTGGTCTCCAGCCAGTCCTGTCCTCTCCATTCCTCTCAGGGTTCCTCAAAGAAATCCTTCAGAGAGAAAGCACTCTGGAGCACACAACATACACATTCTACCACCTCACCCTGCAGGAGTTCATGGCCGCCTGCTCCTTCTACCTCGATCCATCAGGAGACATTGAGGAGCTGCTTGTGAAGTTGGAGTTGTGTAAAGATGGCCGGTTTGAGATTCTCACTCGATTCCTGGCAGGACTGGCCAGGGATTCTGTGTTTAAAACACTGGGGGGAGTCATGGGGAGTTTAAGAGGAAGACAGCAAAGCAGATACTAGAGTGGGTAAAGAAGAAAGCTGAAGCAGGCACTACTGAGGACGAGATAAAAGTGAAACTCTGCGAGTGTGTCGGTGGCTCTATGAAACTCAGAATGACAAATTAATCAGAGACGCCATTGGGAAGGATTTAAAGATGGACTTTAGTAAGATGACTTTATCTCCTCTGGACTGTGCTGGGCTCTGTCATCAGCTGCTGTGAAGAACTTGAGGAGCTCAACCTGACAAACACAATCCTCACCCCAGAGTGCATCACGAGACTGATGCCAGGGCTCATCTGCTGCAGACGAGTCGAGTGAGTAATAAAACCTTCATGAGTTTAGTTTGACTGTCTGTGGACACAGAGGGTGACATTAGTGGGTCCATCAGGGGTGTCAGGCCTACAAATAGACGAGGGTCCATGTCAGAACATACACTGCTGTGTGTCACAGTACCACCTGAAAAGGCACAACAGCAGctcaaataataatttatacttGGTTTGTTTGAATTAATCTTTGAGAACATAAATTCACTTTCAGACCCTCTTTGTtgagaaatgagaaaaatacaactgattagaaagttgtagaaaagtcattttgtgttattgTTAGATATGTCTGTGCATTGAAAGCTTGTTTTGTAATTTTGGagtgtgttatttaaaaaatgtcattaataGCTGCAGGaattaataactttaaataacaataagcaaGTTACAAATCTGTAGAATGTTCA contains:
- the LOC120522143 gene encoding NACHT, LRR and PYD domains-containing protein 3-like — translated: MIRPDLLKDIQASLHPAPTDNRLKGLHETHREGVSESTRTIEDQTSPGDPQTRAVGFETRYTEVMVFKQFKRTYSETHHELEKMGRQHAELIKVWTKEKCERIWTEQLLGGVQEFRELNLLDTETEPQMPLTRLISGQKDITEGLHSPDTTRPTALETLDMERVDRFAEILGFFPEQRLMYFKKFFGDADQGSEAFQYVEENAILYTMCFNPSYCWIICSVLKSHFMTPEEERGAAPRTVTELFVMFLHNILTKHKREAEDLWDFLVKLGKMAHHGVVNRTLVFYENQDMSTFGLQPVLSSPFLSGFLKEILQRESTLEHTTYTFYHLTLQEFMAACSFYLDPSGDIEELLVKLELCKDGRFEILTRFLAGLARDSVFKTLGGVMGSLRGRQQSRY